TCCCGTCGCTGATGTGGCTATATCTATCCGAAGTAATCAGTCTGTAGTTGTATGcttttttcacctttctccttccttcagagttgccatgatgaagaggatgacgatGGAGAAGTGAAGAGTTTTGAAGTAGGTGATCAGTCGGTCTTGAATCTTCCACAGTCTCCTCAATTttagcagtttcatttttagatggtctgcaatgatatgtgtcacctttctaacaaaggaaaaagagatggagaagcagaagctgttgtatcagcaggctcgctgcacgaccgtggcgctgctgagatggtgctccaaaccatcagtgctagtaaaggtaagtcttgcctatcgcccctactctttactgtaactcagcggtggcaaatatattatggcCCTTGTGATAGAACCAGGCTGTCCAATCCCTATGCTGCTTACTCATTGATGTGTAAAAGTAATTGTTCTGGATATGACTGTTTGGGAGCCTATTCTTAGATCACCGTTTCACACTAATTCACAATTtgatgatatttgatgtttttatcacctgtgcaaagttgtacttggcaacagtttgtgtcttgctgtgcgtctgtttccttttgacacatttctaagtttgaacatttagtatgtatgcacagaggtgttgcttgatgagtacacacacagacattacaatatagaagtgtggtttaaagataaaaaaacaaaaacaaaaactgattagttgtgaattaattttcccttttatggAGCAGAAAACGTTACTGGATGCTAGCTAATAGGCTACATTTGgatgtcaaatatttataggggaaaaatggaaattatggatatgaaataaaatgtctctttgttgCTTAACCTGCAGGTTGTCAGGTCTCTGGCCCCTGGGAGAGTGAAGACCTGGACAGTTTGTCAGAGCTGGTCCAGGATATCCGTCTTTGCTCTCAGGCCCTCAACAAGCTGGACCGACAGACCTTGAAGCAGAGCTGGGTCAGGACTCAGTCACACGGACACTTTCTCGACCGAAACTCCAAGTGCCTCCTCTCCGCCACCTCCACTTGAGGGTGGGAGGTGTGATGATGTCGGCAGAACTTTGCTTCTGATGTCTACTCTTTATCACTGACGGTGGATTTTGAGCCAGTGTTCATAATAAAGTGgtcatttttataaacattttgtttagtgaggctacaccaaaaagaaacaagataaaaccaaaataaagtgacatgctgtccaccaacaatctgttgatagcttgtgttttatgcatttttgtctgccttatttatacatgtaaagcTCTGTATCTGTATAAAGAGTTTGTGTTAGTGTGCGAGAGGTTTTGTGTCGCAATTGGtcctgttttaataaataaaaataaataaagtttatttatatagcacctttcaagacagaatcacaaagtgctgcacataaaattacaagtcataaaagatttaaaaagactaaataaaacaggcaaaaattaaccaaaagcagttttaaaaaggtgagttttgagttgtgttttaaaaacagctactgagtccacagttcttaatgcttggggagagagttccacagtctaggggccacagtggcaaaagctctatcacccttagtcctcctcttagtatttttttatagcaagtaagcccagatcagatgacctcaaagacctgctggggacataaggctgtagcagatcaaagatgtaggcaggtgccagtccatgcacagctctgtaggtcaagaccaggatcttaaaatcgactctaaatttaacaggaagccagtgtaactgagataacaacggtgtcacatgtgagtacttggaggattttgtcaaaagcctagctgcagcgttttgcacaacctgcagacgatccagagaacctttgctaagacacataaacagcgaattgcaataatccaagcgtgacgagataaatgcatgtatagcaatctccagttcagatcgagataaattcgggcttagcctagccacatttcttgaatgataaaaacaagaccgaaccagagatttcacatgcccatccaatgtgaaactggagtcaaaggtgacacctaaattcctgacagaggatttaacatagagtgagggaggaccaagggctttcactatctgcgataggaatctatcaggggcgcatacgaggactttggttttcccctcgttgagctggaggaaatttgcagccgtcctacgtttgatcaaatctaagcaatcattcagacgctgaagcttagataaatcctcgggcataaaagaaatgtacaactgaatatcatcagcataacaatgataagaaatgtcctcaaaagagcccattatatgctggaggggaagaagataaattaaaaacaataaaggccccaaaactgacccttgagggacaccataagtaagggaggtagaggatgacctaaaatcggagactgccacagaaaaggatcggtgatggagataagaggagaaccactctaatgcagttccagatacaccaacccattttttcagcctttcaatgaggatgtgatggtcagctgtgtcgaaagctgatgtgaggtccaacatgagtagaacagagcattttcctgcatcattatccatcaagatatcacttgagaccctaagaagagctgtctccgtggaatgaaactgacgaaaaccggactgaaacttatcgtaaatgccatgtttatctagagctgccataagttgcttattatattttgtaggatttgatttaaaaaaacacaaacacaattaaagtaaccaacgatgctatacgttgacattgttctttcactgtaagaatcagcaggctatggtgaataatcacagcgattttcaggtctctgaagaaatctatctaggagctatgacagtgtaaagacaccctgcaattttaaatgtgcggcgacatttgaatgaggcgcgtaccagtagagggagccaacgcaccacgaatggtgcacagccacagatgagctttgtgtcatttatttgtgacatgcaggattgtccgcaaagaaatgtggataagttgtaaatcaaaagctaaagagctcattgcagctgtcattttcactgaagtctccatagactttgaatggggacgtttctgactttgtgttgcttggaggccatttgcgagaaaacggcaactcctgcgataatgacggtggcattttgtgaaaggcaagaaaaatacctacgttttgatgtataatttgtgttaatgaaggcaaaattgagcgtttgttcagacgtgaagaagagattgagaaagCGACAATGCCTGGCGTGTTTGGCGGTGGGTAGCAAGGCTAAGAAGCAATATTGAGGTAAAAGTTGAGGGATTTTGGGACAGCggtaaaaaggcagagagagcccgtctataggctcgcctgtaggcttctaagcaagcgtagcaggtgaatttcagagccagggactattattgtttgtttggtatGTATCCCCAACAAATGGTCCGCATGGGATTCGAACCACTGCCCCCTGTCTTCAATCTCCGCCATAGGGCCTGTCACTTTCCCATGAGCCACGAGGGCGGCCAATGGAATGGGCGCAATTCTGGtatatttatcttcttctttttttttttttttttttttagctcgatagctagccgggagctccagggccactgaagccgccgagaacggcacaactcccggcacgtcattttcagatcaccgcggactttcgctactctggttaaacgtaagtcacttagacaagctagaaatgatattgtttggcttttttcagtgttttatttgttcgtcagtaaatcggtttggctgagattaaagtgattagattagattagataaaataaaactttattaatcccccgggtgggttcctccttggttttctcacagctgaccaaacgtcaaacagaaaaccaattaaacaaaagtgtgagatggtcgacagtttacgccagcgtcctgttataatttagatagcaaggagcaggcggccgagtttattcaactccaccgagacagcggtgacgctaaccagaaggctagaccgtccaatttccccagccatttacttccggcctacccgaccttctgaggacccggcccacgtagaccgctcaggccgggtcctcaggaggatgcagcccatgaatttggacacgaccaataactggtgcaccaaccatatcttttcttgtgtaaatgtaaatttgtctgttattgtgtaaatacattcgctattgtgtactctacacacacggagagatgccaaactgcctttcactgttcttgtaacagtgacaataaaaagctattctgttctattctattctatatttgcTGATATATGTTTAcatgtctatttgtttttaaaaatctaccatgactggttggggtgaggtgtatgacaataacaatcaattatttgcagtattggTATTCCTGAGGTAAACCTTTAGTAACAGCAAATAACTCTGCCTTAGCTTTGTAAAATTTCATTACTAattatgaataaatatttttgctcatgacatctttgataggattttgtaggtcacagaatacctgttgtttgatcgaAGTTATAATTCtttgcagaaagacacagaggacgaAGTTCGAGAGTCATCAGGAAAACCTACATTTACAAGGAAAGGTAGAAAAGGACACAAGTTACTTAAAGTATACTTACACATTATGCCTCTGGGCTTAGATTTTTGCCATGGTGTCAGGTTGTTGTCAGTTATCTTATTCTTGTGAAGTAATGTCAAAGGACTGGTTTAAGAGAAATTCTTCAAATCTGCACAAGGATGAAGTGATTCGATTTTGATGGTCGGTGGGCAAACTCgcaaaatttagagtcaagtactcagattcagtttaattcaCACAATCTAGAGTAAGAGGACCTAAACGAATGATGAACCTTTATGTCCATAGATAAATAAGGCTACTTCACAGTGATATCATAGGTTATCCGAAAGATATAGAATAGGAAATTCAATCTGTCAACAAGTGATTGAAGGAACTCTATCACTCCACATAGCCGCTATCCCACTACATCACTAACATCCGTCTGTACGGGAGAGTACAGgctgtatcaaaaagaatcattcgatttcaagtgctttcattctgcagccattcaccggaacaattgcattacaacagcagtggctgcagtgactaaCAGTGACTATGGGATGACGTATTTCATTGATTATTCATAaacattgaacattttgtatgtaaaactttatattcagccatgtattttaaatttagtgtaagcttaaaatacagccttttgaagtgtatgatttatttttgatacactgtatattccagagtcatatgtgaagccatctacttgacagctaaagcttcacccacactggtcaggaaacaggacaatgatcccaaaacaccagcaggagaaagaactgatctgaagttatagagtgactgaaatactgaaagtaGCAGGACCTTAAGAGTGCTGTGCGTAAATGAATGGCTTCAACCTAATCAACTGAAGCAACGTTATAAACAAGGGTGGGCCAAATTCTGccacaatgattttaaagacttacgaagtcatacaaaaaacaaccaattcaagttattgccagcaaggtagttatacaagctactgaatcatgagctttacatgtggtgtttctgtttttggcttttgttttgttaaagtcgagacagatgtaaaccagttggtagatgttggttggtactatatatttatatattcacaaggtgcttaaccttgtgaatgggccaatagagtcatgctttcctctgtgtgtcttacaAAGTCAGAGGACCCAGCAATTCGTTGGCAGATGGCTCTGTACAGAGACCTCCCAAACCACTATGAGATACTACTGACCCAGGAAGACTGTGGAGAGAATCCTGGATATTGGTCATGTCCTCTTCCACCTGGAGCaggtctatatattcaagtgtGAGTTGATTTTGCGCATTTTTGTGCCAACGTAGGAGTATAGCTTTAAGGTACCCCACGGTCCTCTTAACTAGCTGATTGGTCTTCATTAAAGCTGACCACATACTTCTCCAGGATAATATGGCTTCCAGATGGTAAGGTACACCAACTAAATATCTAGTATACTGAgtggttcagtttgtgtcttcaggtggagcatcctcagcgcagtaagaaggctgtgtggcacaaactgctttcaaaacagaggaagagagatgtcgtcgcttgcttcaggatgcaccactctataacttgccaaggtatgttctcaaacacacacacatgtaaaatgaagaagaaatatttaaaattctgcactttattattttcccaccctcatctaCAGCCACACCTCGGCTATGAGGAAAGGTTGTGGATATATGTTGCACCTACAGTGCAGCCCTTtataagcagcagaagatgggTAGATAAACAGTTATTAGTCATCCATGTATCTCTCTCATACTAGGCACCGGGGCTGTAAACTTGTTCCTGCAGGCTATGAAAAGTCCTGgatggagacagaggagcactactttgaagataaactcatagaagacctcgctgtaagttaatttcatttaaaaaaaaacaaacgagtgaattcttctgactactctggaatttttgcttgttttgaaggcaaattatgtgttaatttcttcagtgtatagcagattttagcactttgtgaatgtgtgttgatttcagAACCAGGTAACAGGAGccatctgaggaagaggagggcagaaacacaaacacatagatcccctgcatcagctcatccagctgttcagcagaacagccctaacagaaaatggtgtgtattttacacactacctgttaaaagtccctattttccagttatttgttgcagttcatgtcgttaaagtccaatgaatagcttgaatggtacaaaggtaagtggtgagctgccagaggttaggttacccaaaactgaaaataatgtacatttcagaattataccaaaaggcctttttcaggacacaacatgggttaacaattcaaagctgttctgcagcagtgaaggttgatcaagccttgaaagctgctgctactaattcctacaggtgttccaacttggattaattccaacccctctgtctgcataaagcagtgttggtgccgtacccttgtgagcatcagctgaacagtactgtactgcagtaagtagtgtgttgctacaaaatggtgagaaaaagaccattaacagtggaagagagagagaccatcataacacttaaaaatgtaggtctgtcctgacaaagaaagtcaaagtgtcagtgagtacagtttccttcaccatcaaacgcactgagaaacaaactgtgacaggaagaggtctgcagacccaaagacacactgaatcacaggacaaggttctgagagttaacagcttgtgtgataggcagctcacaggacaacagcttcaagcacatctATCTCAAGGAGCTTCGTGATGtatcacctgaaatggtttcatttcacaggtgtgcctgtcagggttcatttgtggagtttcttgccttcttaatggggttgggaccatcaggtgtgttgtgcagaagtcaggttggtacagctgacagccctgtttgacaactgtattaatttataatatGGCAACAACCAATGAGGTAAGTAAAGAGAATGACAGCCATCAGTCAGTCTGGgaaattgctaaaactctgaatgtgtccccaagtgcagtcaggaaaaaacgctatgacaaaactggaccgccccaggaaaggaagacaagagtcacctctgctgctgaggatacattcatccgagtcccgaggctcagaaatcgcaagttaacagcagctcagattagagccagatagatgccacacagagctccagtagcagacacatctctacatcaactgttcagagtgtgtgaatcaggcctttatggtcaaatagctgctaagaaaccacgactaaggaaagcaacaagcagaagagattgtttgggccaagaaacacaaggagtggacattagaccagtggaaatctgtgctgtggtctgatgagtccaaatctgaGATCTTTGATTCCACCCACCGTGTCTTGTGTGACGCAGaaaggtgaacggatggtctccacatgcacgttcccactgtgaagcatggagaggaggtgtgatggtgtgggagtgctttggtggtgacaccattgctgggattttttcaaattgaaggcacactgaaccagcatggctgccacagcatcctgcagcgacatgccatctcatccagttttgtttagttggaccgtcatttatttccaacagtacaatgagcccaacacacctccaggctgtgcgagggctgtttgaccaagaaggagagtgatggaggcctggcctccacagtcacctgacctaaacccaatggagatggtttgggatgagatggagcacagagtgaaggcaaaaggaccaacagtgctcagcatctctgggaactccttcaagacttttggaaaaccatttcaggtgaccacctcatgaagctcatggagagagaatgccaagagtgtgcaaagcagtaatcaaagcaaagggcggctattttaaagaatctgaatataaaacatgtaaatattcatcaaaataatgaaaactgttaaatgagaagatgtcatttcagtcagtggtgcaccaaattattttccttaatacagctataattgtgctaacttggtgaatgtgtttgtttttgcagtaaacTGGATGAGGATCATCTCTACATGGCCTACGCAGACATCATGGCTAAGGTATCTGTTGCTGAGTCACACTAACACTTTTGAATTGAACTCACATAGCTGGCTTAGCATAGACGGTAAAaaacctgttattgttctgcgtGCTGTTTATGTCATCGACCAGGGATGATGCTTTTGGGCTGATGGATTACTTGCAGGGCGCTGTACTGCCTAATCAATCACTTATTGCAACTGGCACCTCCCCTACCTTCAGTGTAGAATAGTTTGTGTGCCTGAAAAGctaagagagggaaaagaaattaaaaacagatgcaccAAACTGTGGCAAATTAACCAATGTTAGCAGCTGCACTGTTAACAGTAGCATAGCAGCTGCACTAGTAACTAGTCTTCTGGATGGtagagttgttgttggtttaggACACTGTTAATATATCACTGCTTAGTGATTGCACTCCGAATGGGTCTGCTGGGTATATTTCTCAGACACTTCATGCTGTCAAGGCCGGGAGAGCAGTACGTGGGAGTGAACATAAGTGCAGACACAATACAGAGCGGAAATAAGATTTCACAAGTTTTATTGAAATCACAGAATAAACTATGGTGAGACATGAATACGTGGCAGGGAATCTCTGACGAGGAGTCTTGCAGGTGCTTGGAGGCGGGTAGCCCTCTGAGTGTTGAGTGAGTGAGTTGGGTTCCAGCCTTGTATTCTAGtaatgcagaggaagcagcaggcaggaggacaggcaggtgagagCAGTGGTAATTTAAGTCGAGAGAAGCAAGTTGCAGAATGAAGCTGGGATTTGACTGTGGAGACCAGGTCCAGAGGAAGGAGTAAGGTGGTGACTTGACGAGATTGCTAAAGGCACAAAGAGATCAAGTACTTGCATGAACAAAGAAACGAACTGGTGAAGAACTGATGGCAACACTGGTTTTAATACTGTCTTGCTGAATGCCACAGATGGAAAACGCGTGGAGAAGTGTAGGTGTTGAACCAGGGCTCCACCCCAAAAGGCAGATGCAGAGCGCAAGGCCAGGacagaaaaccactgaacaCTGACCTGGATCATGACATATATATAACACAAAGAATGGTGTGTTTAGCTTAGGATCAACCAAgttccccaaaataaaaataaaaaactgtttgtggtgaacacctacacatcgaataaaaattaaagcatgtgagactcaatctcactgcacactttgccaggcaaagtgtgcatggatctgacagacagaaagatctgacagacatgctcctaatgagaagacggatggtgtcctgggggatCTCTGCCAGATCCGGACCAGGGTATCACCGAACTTCTGGAAAAGTTGAGGTGTTTTATTGGATCTATGTCAGCCGAGCATGGGGGGCAGTTAGTGGTATCAGGCATTGTCATTCCGAAGGAACTACATGCATACTCGAGCCACATGAGGCCAGCATTGTCAGGCACCAGGGGAACCCAGGATCCAATGCATCACCATAGGGTCTGATGtgagtccaaggatttcatccatTACTTAATGGGGAGTCAGGGTGCCATTACCTAGTCTGTTAGAGGTTTGTGCGTCtgtccatggatatgcctcccccagaccagtcatactgaacgatgttacaggcggcataatgttctccacagcttctctagaccctttcacatctgtcaatgtgctcagggtgaacctgctatcatctgtgaaaagcacagggcaccagtggTGGACCATTCTGGTATTCTACGGCAAATGCCAGACGGTGCTGGGCAGTCAGCAGAGGGTTGACAAGGGAAGCTCTGTCCCCAGGCCACCATCATAAAGtcgtttgttgattgttgatcagaGACATTCATGTCAGTGCCCCTTAATTTACCGTTCGAtctaccctcacctatagtcacagctgtgggtagtgaccgaaagaacgagattgtgaatacaagcggcggaaatgagcttcctctgaagggtggctggcctctcccttagagataggctgagaagttcagccattcggAGGgcccagagtagagccgctgctcctccacatccgaaaggagccagttgaggtggttcggcaTCTGACAGGATgtccctgggcgcctcctggtgaggttttccgggcatgtcccaccgggagatggccccggggcagacccaggacagctggagagattatatctctcggctgctgggaacgccttggtgtttccccggacaagctggaggaggtggctgggagagggaggtctggcttctctgcttggggagatggatggatgggccttctgcaggtcatttGTAGAACTCTGGGCAGTTTCATCTTGTTCATCTTGCACAAGCAGCAGATACCGGCCCTCCCCATCATTCGtaacatctggtttaaaaaaacaaagatggtgacaccgaaaatactcagtttgatgcctcagtgctttggaacttcccgtcgctgatgtggctatatctatccgaagtaatcagtctgtagtttgtatgctttttttcacctttctcccttccttcagagttgccatgatgaagaggatgacgatggagagtgaagagttttgaagtaggtgatcaatcggtcttgaatcttccactagttcctcaagtttttagcagttcatttttagatggtctgcaatgatatgtgtcacctttctaacaaaggaaaaagagatgagaagcagaagctgttgtatcaGCAGGCTCGGCTGCACGACCGTGGCGCTGCTGAGATGGTGCTCCAAACCATCAGTGCTGTAAAGGTAAGTCTTGCCTATCGCCCCCTACTCTTTACTGTAACTCAGCGGTGGCAAATATATATGGCCCTTGTGATAGAACCAGGCTGTCCAATCCCTATGCCTGCTTACTCATTGATgtgttaaaagtaatttgttctgGATATGACTGTTTGGGAGCCTTCTCGATTtttcagttgattttttttctgtacttcTCACATTATAACAATATTGAACTGTAACCGATAATAATCAGGATGTGTTGATACCTCTCTGACATTCTGGTTAAAAATATCCTGTGCAAACATattagtaaaataataaaagtttttgtttgttagaaTTCAATTGTGCCTTgtataaacaaatttaaaaaagctaACAAATGCTAGTGATAGTCATTTCACGTGGGTGTTCCTCTCCTCCAGGTGAGATGGGTCCCATGGTGGCATCTACTCTGAAACTGGGCATAGCTATTCTCAATGGTGGGAACTCAACGTACAGCAGGTAATGCTTCGCTACTTCACTGTTATTTATATTGACTGCTGGATTATAGCTATATTATCTATTTTCAAATGTTATTTATACAAAGCATATTCAAGGTTACTGGTACGTGTGAATATAATGCATCTATTCCActgaaattttaaatttttcCATAGATTTTTACCTCTCAGTTGTAAAGTTTTGTCATCACCTGGGTGGACAGGCAACGTGGACACCTACGTTTGTGAACTTGAGAATGATGCAACATAGAATTTGAAATTGACACCATGGTGTATCTATTAAAGATATCAGATGAGTTCAAATCTCAGTAACCTTGGCTTCAAGGTCGGGTTCAGAGGTCAAATTTTATGAAATCTGAGAATGCAGCGACGTAAGGGCTGAAATTGATACTATGGTGTACTGCAACACACCTTTGTGTTATGTTGCCCAGCAAGACACACAGTGTTTAAGATCACGTTCTTTATTACAATTTAGCCTTCCGGGTTTTATCACCAGATTTCTCACTGAAGGTCCTCATATGCAGCCATCTGCTCTCAGTTCCTGTCCCTCCTCTAGGTCCTGGCACTGCCCCCTGAACCCACTGCACCACCCCTCCCCCGCAGCTGAGGCCACAGTCCACGGCCCACCACATAGCCCTACAAATTCCCCTGAAGCGGAAAATCAGCCCCGACTATGTGGGCCCTGGCCTGTGGATCACCTTGAACTTATAAGGCTGGCAAGCCAGATATGACTGGGTGATCTAGGCATTGACATCTTTCATGTGGTGGAGCCACTGCAGCGGGGCACGATCTGAACAGAGGGTAATTCTGCATCCCAGGAGGTAATAACGAAGAGAGTCCACCACCCACTGGATCGCCAGGCACTGCCATGCTCTACCTGGTTTCTTGTTCTGAGAGTTTCCAACTGATGTAGACAGCGCGATGGTCGATCCCTCTTACTTGCTGGGATGAAACATCCCCCAGCCCTCTGCTCAACGTGTCAGTCTGCAGAACACAAGGAAGAAAAAGTCCGGCGCGTCAGAGCCTTCATTACCTTACACTGTCTGGCACTGCTCCGTCCACTGGACAAGATCTGGTTCACCCTTTTAGGGGAGATCAGTCAAGGACTGGTGACCTCCGCAAATGTTGAGATGAACCAACGATAGTAACCAGTCAGCCCCAGCAACCGCTTCACCTCCTTTTTGGCCCCGAGATGCGGGCAGCTTGCAGTGGTTGTAGTTTTCTCCATTTGAGAATGCAACTGCCTGCCTCCCAGGTGGTACCCCAGATACTGTACCTCCCTCTGTCCAACCGCACACTTCTTCATGTTGGCCGTGTGCCCTGCCTGCCCCAGGGACTCCAGGGCTGCAGGCCACCTGCTGCATATGATTCGATGTCACCATGGATGGTCCATGGATCTATGGATGATCATCCAGCTAGGCAGTGGCGTATGCAGCATGTGGACAGCATCCTGTCTGTGAAGTGCTGGAAAGTGGCTGGGGCTCTGAACAAGCCAAATGGAAGTGTGACCATTTGGTACAATCTGTATGGACTGGAGAAGGCCATTTTTTTTGTCCAGAGACAAGTCTGCCAGTAGCTCTTGATTAAATCCAGCATAATGATAAAACGAGCAGTACCTAACCAATCCATAAGCTTGTACCTGAG
Above is a genomic segment from Oreochromis niloticus isolate F11D_XX unplaced genomic scaffold, O_niloticus_UMD_NMBU tig00007281_pilon, whole genome shotgun sequence containing:
- the LOC109198992 gene encoding tonsoku-like protein gives rise to the protein MVLQTISASKGCQVSGPWESEDLDSLSELVQDIRLCSQALNKLDRQTLKQSWVRTQSHGHFLDRNSKCLLSATST